Proteins encoded by one window of Mustela erminea isolate mMusErm1 chromosome 5, mMusErm1.Pri, whole genome shotgun sequence:
- the CCNK gene encoding cyclin-K yields MKENKENSSPSVTSANLDHTKPCWYWDKKDLAHTPSQLEGLDPATEARYRREGARFIFDVGTRLGLHYDTLATGIIYFHRFYMFHSFKQFPRYVTGACCLFLAGKVEETPKKCKDIIKTARSLLNDVQFGQFGDDPKEEVMVLERILLQTIKFDLQVEHPYQFLLKYAKQLKGDKNKIQKLVQMAWTFVNDSLCTTLSLQWEPEIIAVAVMYLAGRLCKFEIQEWTSKPMYRRWWEQFVQDVPVDVLEDICHQILDLYSQGKQQMPHHTPHQLQQPPPLQSTPQVPQVPPPQPPQGSDPPPPQQKDAQPPAPQPPPQQAPQPKKPSPQPSPPRPAKRAVVVSPKEENKAAEPPPPKIPKIETTHPPLPPAHPPPDRKPPLSAPLGEAEPPGPVDASDLPKVQIPPPAHPAPVHQPPPLPHRPPPPPPSSYMTGMSTTSSYMSGEGYQSLQSMMKTEGPSYGALPPAYGPPAHLPYHPHVYPPNPPPPPVPPPPASFPPPAIPPPTPGYPPPPPTYNPNFPPPPPRLPPTHAVPPHPPPGLGLPPASYPPPAVPPGGQPPVPPPIPPPGMPPVGGLGRAAWMR; encoded by the exons atgaaggagaataaagaaaattcaagCCCTTCAGTAACCTCAGCAAACCTGGACCACACAAAACCATGTTGGTACTGGGATAAGAAAGACTTGGCCCACACGCCCTCACAGCTGGAAGGACTCGATCCGGCCACTGAGGCCCGCTACCGCCGAGAGGGTGCTCGGTTCATCTTCGATGTGGGCACACGCTTGGGACT TCACTATGATACTCTGGCAACtggaataatttattttcatcgCTTCTATATGTTTCATTCCTTCAAGCAATTCCCAAGATAT GTGACGGGAGCCTGTTGTCTCTTTCTGGCTGGGAAAGTAGAAGAAACgccaaaaaaatgtaaagatatcaTCAAAACAGCTCGTAGTTTATTAAACGATGTACAGTTTGGCCAGTTTGGAGATGACCCAAAG gaagaagtGATGGTCCTGGAGAGAATCCTACTCCAGACCATAAAGTTTGACCTACAGGTGGAACACCCGTACCAGTTCCTCCTCAAATATGCAAAACAACTCAAAG gtgataaaaacaaaattcaaaagttGGTTCAAATGGCATGGACATTTGTAAATGACAG TCTCTGCACGACCTTGTCACTGCAGTGGGAACCAGAGATCATAGCAGTGGCAGTGATGTATCTCGCAGGACGTTTGTGCAAATTCGAAATACAAGAATGGACCTCCAAACCCATGTATAGGAGATGGTGGGAGCAGTTTGTGCAGGATGTCCCTGTGGACGTTCTGGAAG ACATCTGCCACCAAATCCTGGATCTGTACTCACAAGGAAAACAACAGATGCCTCATCACACACCCCACCAGCTGCAGCAGCCCCCACCTCTCCAGTCTACACCACAAGTGCCACAAGTGCCACCGCCCCAGCCGCCTCAAGGCTCTGACCCACCCCCGCCACAGCAGAAGGATGCACAGCCGCCTGCCCCACAGCCCCCGCCGCAGCAGGCCCCACAGCCCAAGAAGCCGTCCCCACAGCCCAGTCCTCCCCGCCCAGCGAAGCGAGCCGTG GTTGTTTCTCCCaaagaagagaacaaagcagCAG aaccACCACCGCCTAAAATCCCCAAGATTGAGACCACTCACCCTCCGTTGCCTCCGGCCCACCCTCCTCCAG ACCGGAAGCCTCCCCTCTCAGCTCCCTTAGGCGAGGCAGAGCCCCCGGGCCCCGTGGATGCCAGTGACCTTCCCAAAGTCCAGATCCCTCCTCCGGCCCACCCAGCCCCCGTGCACCAGCCGCCACCGCTGCCAcaccggccgccgccgccgccaccctCCAGCTACATGACCGGGATGTCTACCACCAGCTCCTACATGTCCGGAGAGGGTTACCAGAGCCTGCAGTCCATGATGAAGACCGAGGGCCCCTCCTACGGCGCCCTGCCCCCAGCCTACGGCCCACCAGCTCACCTGCCCTACCACCCCCATGTCTACCCCCCCAACCCGCCCCCGCCaccagtgccccctcccccagcctccttccctccacctgccattcctcccccaactcctggctatcccccgcctccccccacctacaaccccaacttcccacccccgcccccacgcctgccccccacccacgcagtcccccctcaccctcctccaggCCTGGGCCTGCCACCTGCTAGCTACCCACCTCCAGCTGTCCCCCCAGGAGGACAGCCGCCTGtgcccccacccatccccccacctggcATGCCTCCCGTTGGGGGGCTGGGGCGGGCAGCCTGGATGAGATAA